One region of Metallosphaera sedula DSM 5348 genomic DNA includes:
- a CDS encoding metal-dependent transcriptional regulator, which yields MDISEREIVYLSAIREMNDKGQPGKLSIIAKQIEVSPASAFEELKHLEKKGLISKENNNIYITEEGRRSLTKALRAHRVIESLLVRVGIDPETACSYSKQFELKVPDEIIEKLYEYLGKPNKCPHGNGIP from the coding sequence ATGGACATAAGCGAAAGGGAGATTGTTTACCTTTCGGCAATAAGGGAAATGAATGATAAGGGCCAGCCTGGTAAATTATCCATAATAGCAAAGCAAATCGAAGTTTCCCCTGCAAGTGCCTTTGAGGAACTGAAACATCTAGAGAAAAAGGGTCTTATCTCGAAGGAGAACAACAACATCTATATCACTGAGGAGGGGAGGAGAAGCCTAACTAAGGCCTTGAGGGCCCACAGGGTTATTGAGTCTCTTCTAGTCAGGGTTGGGATTGATCCAGAGACCGCCTGCAGTTACTCGAAACAGTTTGAACTAAAAGTTCCAGACGAGATAATCGAGAAGCTCTATGAATATCTCGGAAAACCTAATAAATGCCCTCATGGGAATGGAATCCCGTGA
- a CDS encoding dihydrodipicolinate synthase family protein translates to MKQIIVANVTPFDEKGNLDLEGLRTLYNFDLSRGATGFWVMGTTGECKMLTYSEKLAVAKASIETLGNKAIIGINEESTDNAVKLAKEIVDMGASKIFSLPPIYHKPSELGLFKFFESISKIGIPVYVYNIPSYVGYNIDLNLTGKMAEEGIIQGMKYTTNDLVSFHEYTRLKQDHKEFEILMGTEHLILPSLMYGGDGVVTAVANFAPEFVKNIFDSFEKGDILKAMEDQYKVIKLASVVSGEDYPAGVKIALRYRGIYVGRVREPLQEDINREGVIYATLKEFGL, encoded by the coding sequence ATGAAACAGATTATTGTTGCTAACGTTACACCCTTCGATGAGAAAGGGAACCTGGACCTAGAGGGGTTAAGGACCCTTTACAATTTTGACCTGAGCAGAGGCGCAACGGGTTTCTGGGTGATGGGTACCACTGGAGAATGTAAGATGCTCACTTATTCCGAGAAGCTAGCTGTGGCTAAGGCGTCAATAGAGACCCTAGGGAACAAGGCTATCATTGGAATAAACGAGGAGTCCACTGACAACGCAGTGAAGCTGGCTAAGGAGATCGTCGATATGGGTGCCTCAAAGATATTCTCGCTTCCACCCATCTATCACAAGCCATCAGAACTTGGACTTTTCAAGTTCTTTGAATCCATTTCCAAGATAGGTATTCCAGTCTACGTTTATAATATACCCAGTTATGTTGGATATAATATAGACCTCAACCTCACTGGGAAAATGGCAGAGGAGGGCATTATACAGGGAATGAAATACACCACCAACGACTTAGTGTCATTTCACGAGTATACAAGATTAAAACAGGACCATAAGGAATTTGAGATACTCATGGGTACCGAACACCTCATCCTCCCATCTCTGATGTATGGTGGTGACGGGGTAGTAACAGCAGTAGCCAACTTCGCTCCAGAATTTGTGAAGAACATTTTTGATTCCTTCGAAAAGGGTGATATCTTGAAGGCCATGGAGGACCAGTATAAGGTCATAAAGTTGGCATCTGTAGTTTCTGGAGAAGACTACCCTGCAGGAGTTAAGATTGCCCTTAGGTATAGGGGTATATACGTGGGAAGAGTTAGGGAACCACTCCAGGAAGACATAAATCGTGAGGGGGTAATATACGCAACGTTGAAGGAGTTCGGACTCTAA
- a CDS encoding cation:proton antiporter domain-containing protein produces MNPVIVSLLYIGIMLVAAKLMEAGFSRLGLTPFVGAIVAGIILGRGVLGIIQLNSIISFVTSLGIVFLLFLAGAEEFGGEIQFDYKVFISSIVLLVIPFIVIAGYLFMVHVTSPLVIVFPLIMTSVGPLTRLLMDTGLVKTDVGRKLFYQGTLVEIISVILFAIVSKSSEPAQIVRQTLEIVILFLIIIFIGPRIAKALEGIEGFIKVREVELAFLLSVIMVTGYVAEIFGFNSAIAALFLGFLLRNYLEDRPDLREKMHGLTYGFFEPLFFVSIGLYFAPLNVYIASIGLTLALLVFVSKFVSGYISSYLVKQEGVINGLGVTTKGGVDSSLLISALVSGYLGQTQYSYSALAITLIALVVPLLFKAKVKGVGREIENRPGFNQKLGHLPGITPLYVNAETTLRETIDRMTERGARAIIVVDDEMRPMGHITVQQLLEIDPSMYSVLRAGDLELNETVIMDESQKVIDALRKFRSTESAVIAVVNREGKLVQTIYERELLRILNSI; encoded by the coding sequence ATGAATCCAGTAATAGTTTCGCTTCTCTACATCGGTATCATGCTGGTTGCAGCAAAGTTGATGGAAGCTGGGTTCTCTAGACTAGGATTAACTCCGTTTGTTGGTGCCATAGTGGCCGGGATAATCTTGGGAAGAGGAGTTCTAGGGATAATCCAACTGAACAGTATCATATCCTTTGTTACGTCTCTGGGAATAGTGTTCCTTCTCTTCCTCGCTGGTGCGGAGGAGTTCGGAGGGGAGATACAGTTTGATTACAAGGTCTTCATCTCCTCCATAGTTCTCCTAGTAATTCCCTTCATCGTGATCGCAGGTTACCTATTCATGGTTCACGTTACGTCACCACTGGTAATAGTCTTTCCCCTCATAATGACGAGCGTAGGCCCCCTAACCAGACTCCTAATGGACACTGGACTTGTAAAAACGGATGTTGGGCGTAAACTATTTTACCAAGGTACACTTGTTGAGATAATCTCAGTCATTCTCTTCGCAATAGTATCTAAGTCCAGTGAACCAGCTCAAATCGTCAGGCAGACCTTAGAAATAGTAATATTATTTCTGATAATTATCTTCATAGGCCCCAGGATAGCAAAGGCCTTGGAGGGAATAGAGGGATTTATAAAGGTAAGGGAAGTGGAGCTAGCTTTCCTCCTTTCCGTTATAATGGTCACAGGATATGTGGCCGAGATATTTGGGTTCAACTCAGCCATAGCTGCCCTCTTTCTGGGTTTTCTGCTAAGGAATTACCTTGAGGATAGGCCTGATTTAAGGGAGAAGATGCATGGTTTAACCTATGGTTTCTTTGAACCTTTGTTCTTCGTGAGCATAGGGCTCTACTTTGCACCCTTAAACGTCTACATCGCCTCCATAGGTCTCACTCTAGCCTTGTTGGTGTTCGTCTCAAAGTTCGTCTCAGGTTATATCTCTTCCTACCTCGTAAAGCAAGAGGGGGTAATTAATGGACTGGGCGTTACGACGAAGGGAGGCGTCGACTCATCTCTTCTGATCTCAGCTCTAGTCTCCGGGTATCTAGGCCAGACTCAGTACTCCTACTCCGCATTGGCAATAACCCTCATTGCTCTCGTCGTGCCACTCCTATTCAAGGCAAAGGTTAAGGGAGTTGGAAGGGAGATAGAGAACAGGCCAGGGTTCAACCAGAAACTTGGGCATCTACCTGGTATAACTCCCCTCTACGTAAATGCGGAAACCACATTGAGAGAGACAATTGACAGAATGACGGAGAGAGGAGCTAGAGCCATAATAGTCGTGGATGATGAGATGAGGCCTATGGGACACATCACTGTACAGCAGTTATTGGAGATAGATCCATCTATGTACTCTGTGCTGAGGGCGGGAGATCTGGAGCTGAACGAAACAGTGATAATGGATGAGTCGCAAAAAGTCATTGATGCACTAAGGAAATTTAGATCCACAGAGTCCGCGGTGATAGCTGTAGTTAACAGGGAAGGCAAACTCGTTCAGACAATCTACGAGAGGGAACTTCTAAGAATTCTTAACTCCATTTGA
- a CDS encoding ATPase: protein MRLLINGGLPHDSGKTRFGLTLISLLREVGINLFPMKPVAGHNGWYSYSTLTRSMELGVLVGNDALNYYESTRESIEEINPFAVLFFPVDPESIERNFPYYLSLMDRGYPVMMRMTVEQKSMYLRAPSRLISSSMRDVLERLISRFDPVPVEEREVWRLIENSGEIVHNNVISALNRHKNVLIESYNNASCPTYYPPGVDYVITIVPGRAYVFDGREYSKFLSLSSLPPWLIKTEEAFKFLKPETYTLELATSRSPALIDFLIKKEII, encoded by the coding sequence ATGAGGCTCCTGATCAATGGAGGCTTACCACACGACTCAGGGAAGACTAGGTTTGGGCTAACTCTCATCTCCCTCCTCAGGGAGGTTGGAATAAACCTTTTTCCCATGAAACCTGTGGCAGGACATAACGGCTGGTATAGCTACTCAACGTTGACGCGAAGCATGGAACTTGGTGTACTCGTGGGCAATGACGCCCTAAATTACTACGAAAGTACGAGGGAGAGTATTGAGGAAATTAATCCGTTCGCAGTTTTGTTTTTCCCTGTGGATCCTGAAAGCATCGAGCGGAACTTCCCCTATTACCTCTCTTTAATGGACAGGGGTTATCCCGTCATGATGAGAATGACCGTTGAACAAAAGAGCATGTACCTTCGAGCCCCCTCTCGCTTGATTTCATCCTCCATGAGGGATGTACTCGAGAGGCTGATTTCAAGGTTTGATCCAGTTCCAGTGGAGGAACGTGAGGTGTGGAGACTCATAGAAAATTCGGGGGAGATCGTGCATAACAACGTTATCAGTGCATTGAATCGTCACAAGAATGTTCTTATCGAGTCATACAATAATGCCTCCTGTCCCACATATTATCCACCAGGGGTAGACTACGTTATCACCATTGTCCCTGGAAGAGCCTATGTCTTCGACGGACGGGAGTACTCTAAGTTCCTCAGTCTATCCTCTCTTCCGCCTTGGTTGATTAAGACAGAGGAGGCATTCAAATTCCTCAAACCAGAGACCTATACCCTGGAATTAGCGACATCTAGAAGTCCTGCACTCATAGATTTCTTGATAAAAAAGGAAATTATTTAG